In Nitrospira sp., one genomic interval encodes:
- a CDS encoding helix-turn-helix domain-containing protein encodes MDIATAASFLGTTEKTIRGQVSRRLIPFRRLGGRIVFVRHEIESWVASLEGCPLEEALTNAKERQ; translated from the coding sequence ATGGATATAGCCACTGCGGCCTCGTTCCTTGGCACCACTGAAAAAACAATACGCGGGCAGGTGAGTAGACGGTTGATTCCGTTTCGACGGTTGGGCGGAAGAATCGTCTTCGTGAGGCATGAAATCGAGTCCTGGGTAGCTTCGCTGGAAGGGTGTCCCTTAGAGGAGGCACTGACTAATGCGAAGGAGAGGCAATAG
- a CDS encoding helix-turn-helix domain-containing protein, whose protein sequence is MTKAEQLLTVREAAALLGMQPSTIRKWVTTRRCPYTKIGGRSVRIPRSWIDQHILKGWRKEIAAEESR, encoded by the coding sequence ATGACCAAAGCAGAACAGTTGCTTACGGTTCGCGAAGCCGCCGCCTTGCTGGGGATGCAACCAAGCACAATTAGGAAGTGGGTTACGACGCGTCGCTGTCCATATACAAAGATAGGAGGACGATCAGTAAGGATACCCAGGTCATGGATCGACCAGCATATATTAAAGGGCTGGCGAAAAGAGATTGCTGCAGAGGAGTCGCGATAG
- a CDS encoding site-specific integrase, producing MARKGDGLYQRGGKGGTWWLDFRHDGQRHVVRLGKGISRSVAGELAAVKRAGILKGEAGIGHKRKDVLFEKAAEEFLAWVKTNKKPRTLKDYRQCIEHLKGSFAGKRLGQILTLDIERHKRSRVDAGAPVRANREVSVLRNLLNRCRAWSLFEGENAATAVKKIKEPQRRLRFIEPEEETRLLEQTSDCLRALIIVGINTGLRIRAEALPLRWCDVDLQRGFVTVTAAYAKNSKTRSVPLNSRARESLKNLRAGANGEFVFCQPNGRPYKSMDKPFATACKEANLSGTGITLHTLRHTFASRLAMAGVDLRTIQELGGWSELSMVQRYAHLSPNHKREAIEKIVPEFHNAIHNTALSAV from the coding sequence ATGGCAAGAAAAGGTGATGGTCTTTATCAACGAGGAGGCAAGGGCGGGACGTGGTGGCTAGATTTCAGGCATGATGGACAACGACATGTTGTCCGATTAGGTAAAGGCATTTCCCGGAGCGTGGCCGGGGAACTTGCCGCCGTGAAACGTGCCGGCATTCTGAAAGGAGAAGCCGGTATTGGACACAAACGAAAAGATGTTCTATTTGAGAAAGCCGCGGAGGAGTTTCTTGCATGGGTGAAAACAAACAAGAAGCCTCGCACGCTGAAGGACTATCGGCAATGTATCGAACATCTCAAAGGATCATTCGCCGGGAAGCGCTTGGGGCAAATTCTCACACTGGACATTGAACGACACAAACGCAGCCGAGTTGATGCTGGCGCGCCCGTTCGTGCCAATCGCGAAGTCTCAGTTCTTCGTAACCTCCTGAACCGATGCCGTGCATGGAGCCTCTTCGAAGGTGAGAACGCCGCCACTGCCGTGAAGAAAATTAAAGAGCCGCAACGTCGTCTTCGCTTCATTGAACCAGAAGAGGAAACACGTTTGCTTGAACAGACCTCCGACTGCCTTCGCGCCTTAATCATCGTGGGAATCAACACCGGACTCCGAATCCGTGCAGAAGCATTGCCTTTGCGATGGTGCGATGTAGACCTTCAACGAGGCTTTGTAACGGTCACGGCCGCATATGCGAAGAACTCCAAGACCCGCAGCGTTCCCCTGAATAGCCGAGCAAGGGAATCTCTCAAGAATCTTCGCGCTGGGGCAAACGGTGAATTCGTGTTCTGCCAGCCTAACGGCCGCCCGTACAAAAGTATGGACAAGCCCTTTGCCACAGCCTGCAAGGAAGCCAATTTGAGCGGGACGGGTATAACCCTCCATACCCTCCGGCATACCTTCGCGAGTCGCTTGGCAATGGCTGGCGTCGATCTCAGAACCATACAGGAGTTGGGGGGGTGGTCAGAACTGTCCATGGTCCAGCGCTATGCTCATCTCAGTCCAAACCATAAGCGAGAGGCGATCGAGAAAATCGTCCCGGAATTTCACAACGCTATTCACAACACAGCGCTTTCGGCTGTGTAG
- a CDS encoding DUF2779 domain-containing protein codes for MLIMPESVTRSAYRLSKSRFLSGLQCHKRLYLEVHAPALATKPDAATQAILDMGTELGELARRRFPGGRLVEVGYRQSQEALAQTEQLLQAPDVPAIFEGAFQYDQVLVRVDVLERVGVTALGQPTWRLIEVKSSTKVKQIHLDDLAIQSYVLEGAGLVLADICLMHVNTQYLFDGRAIDLTKLFEVRSLNELVRPRLATVAEQLAGMQEMLAGSSAPNLAPDEHCHSPYECPFWAHCTRDKPARWIYHLPGGSKTVVLLRDQGIETIDDIPEHVSLTPVQRRVRDNREWIGAGLWSALEGARYPVHHLDFETFMPAVPKFAETRPYQVIPTQWSNHVEEADGTLRHAEYLCRDGRDPREALTVTLLESLGQEGSICVYSSYERSILERLAEEFPALRKDLKRAIARLWDLHAVIKDHYYHPGFEGSYSIKAVLPAVVPSLRYDDLAIRDGGTAAFEYYRMVFAVNDWIEKARIEEALLRYCERDTLAMVELRRELKRRVS; via the coding sequence ATGCTCATCATGCCGGAGTCCGTCACCCGATCCGCCTATCGCCTGTCGAAGTCTCGATTTTTGTCGGGTCTGCAATGTCATAAACGCCTGTACCTGGAAGTCCATGCACCGGCCCTAGCGACCAAGCCGGATGCCGCGACCCAAGCGATCCTCGACATGGGGACGGAACTGGGCGAACTGGCGCGCCGCCGATTTCCCGGTGGTCGGTTGGTCGAGGTCGGATACCGACAGTCTCAAGAGGCGTTGGCGCAGACGGAGCAATTGCTCCAGGCCCCTGACGTCCCGGCCATTTTTGAGGGAGCCTTCCAATATGATCAGGTCCTGGTTCGAGTCGATGTCTTGGAGCGCGTGGGCGTCACCGCCCTCGGTCAACCGACTTGGCGATTGATCGAGGTGAAGTCGTCCACCAAGGTAAAGCAGATCCACCTCGACGATCTCGCCATCCAAAGTTACGTGTTGGAGGGGGCGGGGCTGGTGCTTGCCGATATCTGCCTGATGCATGTCAATACGCAGTACCTCTTTGACGGTCGTGCGATCGACCTGACGAAACTCTTTGAGGTGCGGTCGCTGAACGAGCTTGTCCGGCCTCGGCTGGCAACGGTAGCGGAGCAACTGGCGGGTATGCAGGAGATGTTGGCGGGCTCCTCGGCGCCGAACCTCGCGCCGGACGAGCATTGCCATAGCCCCTACGAATGTCCGTTCTGGGCCCATTGCACGAGGGATAAGCCGGCGCGCTGGATCTATCACTTGCCAGGCGGAAGCAAAACGGTCGTGCTGCTTCGAGACCAAGGCATCGAGACCATCGATGACATTCCAGAACATGTGAGCCTGACGCCGGTGCAACGTCGAGTGAGAGACAACCGCGAATGGATCGGGGCGGGCTTGTGGTCGGCGCTGGAGGGTGCGCGGTATCCCGTGCATCACTTGGATTTTGAGACCTTCATGCCTGCGGTGCCGAAATTCGCGGAGACCAGACCCTATCAGGTGATTCCCACGCAGTGGTCCAATCACGTCGAAGAGGCCGACGGGACCCTGCGGCATGCCGAATATCTTTGTCGTGATGGCCGCGATCCACGGGAAGCCTTGACGGTGACCCTACTCGAATCGCTCGGGCAGGAAGGCAGCATTTGCGTCTATTCGAGTTACGAGCGCTCCATCCTGGAGCGCCTGGCCGAAGAGTTTCCCGCCCTACGGAAGGACCTGAAGCGGGCCATTGCGAGGCTGTGGGACCTCCATGCGGTGATCAAGGATCATTACTACCACCCGGGTTTCGAAGGTAGTTACTCCATCAAAGCCGTGCTGCCCGCCGTCGTGCCGTCGCTCCGTTACGACGACCTGGCCATAAGAGACGGCGGGACGGCTGCGTTTGAGTATTATCGAATGGTCTTTGCGGTGAACGATTGGATCGAGAAGGCCAGGATTGAAGAAGCTCTGTTGCGTTACTGCGAACGGGACACGCTGGCGATGGTCGAGCTGCGGCGTGAGCTGAAACGCCGAGTCTCCTAA
- a CDS encoding MATE family efflux transporter, with protein sequence MTPMANGLAQIRRSVMTLALPVTVSSLLQRTEGIVAVFLVGGLGAIPIAAVGLGQLLAFIATTLVSGLSVGTNVIIAQLWGARRYDEAGQAARHFLGLSALVSIGLVLLGVSVNRLVMEMLGAVPDVITLALPYSTLIFLVIPFTVFLQVFSSILQGTGDTRTPMYAMILVNLLHIALAYPLIYGHWGLPGLGVKGAAVAVGVAECLGSLYLLIRCRPLLRGSRQFRPDLLRTIWQVGAPVSGERIAQQAGILLYTKIVLIYGTVAYAAHQVGLSIESLSFLPGYGFAIAAATMVGQSIGAGKYMRAKLENWEANRMAAAIMSAMGVVFFFFPYILLRAFTGDEAVVELGTLFLKIVALLQIPLALTMVLAGSLRGAGDTRFIMVATMIGMWGVRLPIAIIMGYWLTMGVLYVWLAMIADWTLRMVLMLWRYRSERWRTIQVLRSTAT encoded by the coding sequence ATGACGCCCATGGCAAACGGCCTTGCCCAGATCAGACGCTCGGTCATGACGCTGGCCCTGCCCGTGACGGTAAGCAGCCTCCTGCAACGGACGGAAGGAATCGTCGCGGTGTTTCTTGTCGGAGGCCTGGGCGCCATCCCGATCGCCGCCGTCGGCTTGGGTCAGTTGTTGGCCTTCATTGCCACCACGTTGGTGTCCGGGTTGTCGGTCGGCACGAACGTCATCATTGCTCAGCTGTGGGGAGCACGGCGCTACGATGAAGCAGGCCAAGCCGCGCGACATTTTCTGGGACTGTCCGCTCTCGTCTCCATCGGGTTGGTGTTGCTCGGCGTTTCTGTGAACCGCTTGGTGATGGAAATGCTCGGCGCGGTGCCCGATGTCATTACGCTCGCCCTGCCCTACTCCACGCTCATTTTTCTGGTGATCCCCTTCACGGTCTTCCTGCAGGTCTTCTCGTCGATTCTCCAGGGGACAGGCGACACCAGAACACCAATGTACGCCATGATCCTCGTCAACCTACTCCACATTGCCCTGGCCTATCCGTTGATTTATGGGCATTGGGGCCTGCCGGGGCTGGGTGTGAAGGGGGCGGCGGTGGCCGTCGGTGTGGCGGAGTGCCTCGGGTCACTGTATCTGCTGATACGCTGTCGCCCGCTGCTGCGCGGATCGCGACAATTCCGGCCCGATCTGCTTCGCACGATCTGGCAGGTCGGAGCACCGGTATCGGGCGAACGCATCGCGCAACAGGCGGGCATTCTGCTCTATACGAAGATCGTACTGATCTACGGAACCGTCGCCTATGCCGCCCATCAGGTCGGATTGTCGATCGAGTCGCTCTCGTTCTTGCCCGGATACGGGTTCGCCATCGCAGCCGCCACGATGGTCGGCCAGAGCATCGGTGCAGGCAAGTACATGCGGGCCAAGCTGGAAAATTGGGAAGCGAACCGGATGGCCGCGGCCATCATGTCGGCGATGGGTGTGGTGTTTTTCTTCTTTCCTTACATATTGCTGCGAGCCTTCACCGGCGATGAAGCGGTCGTGGAACTCGGCACGCTGTTCCTGAAGATCGTCGCCTTGCTGCAGATTCCGCTGGCGCTGACGATGGTCTTGGCCGGCTCCTTGCGGGGAGCGGGCGACACGCGGTTCATCATGGTCGCCACAATGATCGGCATGTGGGGTGTGCGGCTCCCCATCGCCATCATCATGGGCTACTGGTTGACAATGGGAGTCCTCTACGTCTGGTTAGCCATGATCGCGGATTGGACCCTGCGCATGGTCCTGATGCTCTGGCGCTACCGGTCGGAGCGATGGAGGACCATCCAGGTCCTGCGGTCCACCGCGACGTAA
- a CDS encoding 2-dehydropantoate 2-reductase, with translation MQQIMVVGAGSVGGYFGAQLAKQNSNVSFLLRPRTLDAVSRNGLTVKSAKGNFTVHPRAASDPRQLPVPDLIILAVKAYDLDEVMAQLEPVLTERTVILTLQNGIDTEDRLLARLHRDCVVGGVAYIYSKIVEPGVIEHYKRGAVAIGELMGHKSERLLQIAEVFKQAGISCQLSDDIRRTKWEKMCWNCVFNPVTVLIDDKVAKALDHPEMMGVIRQIVGEVAAVSAALKVPLAPDVAERVVKWTQEIRDIHTSMYDDWKAKRPTEIEYLNGYIVRMGRELGIPTPVNEALTAMVKTVTEREPSGPGVIRIDGAVVQAVSLTGRALAQLPKEHQVDDISSLMPSMRGRAIRVRGLLEIPALAVDADHVTVHSLDGKYATTLTLEQAQEFGLLLYELDGQPLPEAKGGPYRLVTPGLGDLCANVKGVGRIEVRVGSGKDTRPAVRPPECTGDRKA, from the coding sequence ATGCAGCAGATCATGGTCGTAGGGGCAGGGTCCGTCGGCGGTTATTTCGGCGCCCAGCTTGCCAAACAGAATTCCAACGTCTCGTTTCTGCTCAGGCCGAGAACGCTTGATGCGGTGTCGCGTAATGGCCTGACGGTCAAGAGCGCCAAGGGCAATTTCACGGTGCATCCCCGGGCTGCTTCCGATCCGCGGCAGCTGCCGGTGCCCGATCTCATCATCCTCGCCGTGAAGGCCTACGATCTCGATGAGGTGATGGCCCAATTGGAGCCGGTGTTGACGGAGCGCACGGTGATCCTCACCCTGCAGAACGGCATCGATACGGAGGATCGGCTCCTGGCGCGGCTGCATCGCGATTGTGTCGTCGGCGGGGTGGCGTACATTTACTCGAAGATCGTGGAGCCCGGCGTCATCGAACATTACAAGCGTGGGGCTGTGGCGATCGGCGAACTCATGGGCCACAAGAGCGAACGCCTCCTGCAGATCGCGGAGGTGTTCAAACAGGCGGGGATCTCTTGCCAGCTCAGCGACGACATTCGTCGAACCAAATGGGAAAAGATGTGCTGGAACTGCGTCTTCAATCCCGTCACCGTGTTGATCGACGACAAGGTGGCAAAGGCCTTGGACCATCCGGAGATGATGGGGGTAATCCGGCAGATCGTCGGCGAGGTGGCTGCGGTGTCGGCGGCGCTGAAGGTGCCGCTGGCGCCCGATGTGGCCGAGCGGGTCGTCAAATGGACTCAGGAGATTCGCGACATTCACACCTCGATGTACGACGACTGGAAGGCGAAGCGGCCGACCGAAATCGAATATCTGAACGGCTATATCGTGCGAATGGGGCGTGAATTGGGCATCCCCACACCGGTGAACGAGGCGTTGACGGCGATGGTGAAAACGGTCACGGAACGGGAGCCGTCCGGGCCGGGAGTCATCCGCATCGATGGGGCGGTCGTGCAGGCGGTGTCCCTGACCGGCAGGGCCCTCGCACAATTGCCCAAGGAGCACCAGGTCGACGACATCAGCTCGCTTATGCCCTCCATGCGCGGGCGCGCGATCCGAGTGCGAGGGCTTCTGGAAATTCCGGCCCTCGCCGTGGATGCGGATCACGTGACCGTTCACTCGCTCGACGGCAAGTACGCTACGACATTGACGCTAGAACAGGCACAGGAATTCGGCCTGCTGCTGTATGAACTGGACGGACAACCGTTGCCGGAGGCGAAGGGCGGACCCTATCGCTTGGTGACCCCGGGGCTCGGCGATCTCTGCGCGAATGTGAAGGGCGTCGGGCGGATCGAGGTGCGCGTGGGATCTGGAAAAGACACCAGGCCCGCTGTCAGGCCGCCCGAGTGCACGGGTGACAGAAAGGCGTAA
- a CDS encoding DUF2130 domain-containing protein yields MSEPTITCPSCKTEIKLTESLAAPLLESTRRDYERRLAQKDADAAKREAELRAREESLAKEREQLDEQVAERLRLERGRIAAEEAKKARLALQTDLDQKNQELAALNDLMREREAKLAEAQKAHADLLRKQRELDDARRELDLTIEKRVQDELTTAREQAKKEAEEGLKLKVLEAEHTIASMQKQIDELKRKAEQGSQQLQGEVQELELEATLRSTFPRDMIEPVPKGEHGGDALQRVAGSSGQPCGTIIWESKRTKNWSDGWLAKLREDQRAAKAEIAVIVSQSLPKDIDSFGLIENVWVTHPKTLLPLALTLRQTLIEVASARQASEGQQTKTEMVYQYLTGPRFRHRVEAIVEAFSSMQEDLDKEKKAIIKQWAKREEQIHRVMQATAGMYGDLQGIAGKTIQEIEGLELRALEAPPSDNGNKDCS; encoded by the coding sequence ATGAGTGAACCGACCATTACCTGCCCATCCTGCAAAACGGAAATCAAGCTCACCGAATCGCTAGCCGCACCGCTGCTCGAATCCACGCGCAGAGACTATGAAAGACGGTTGGCTCAGAAGGATGCGGATGCGGCCAAACGAGAAGCGGAACTTCGCGCACGCGAAGAGTCTCTCGCCAAGGAGCGGGAACAACTCGACGAGCAAGTCGCCGAACGGCTCCGGCTTGAACGTGGCAGGATTGCGGCGGAGGAAGCGAAGAAAGCCAGGCTCGCGCTGCAGACCGATCTGGACCAGAAGAACCAAGAGCTGGCCGCCCTCAATGATCTGATGAGGGAGCGCGAGGCCAAACTGGCCGAGGCGCAGAAAGCGCATGCCGACCTGCTGAGAAAACAACGGGAGCTCGACGATGCCAGGCGCGAACTGGACCTCACGATCGAGAAGCGCGTCCAGGATGAACTGACGACGGCGCGGGAACAGGCCAAGAAGGAGGCGGAAGAAGGACTCAAGCTGAAAGTGCTGGAGGCGGAACACACCATCGCCTCGATGCAGAAACAGATCGATGAGTTGAAGCGCAAGGCCGAACAGGGCTCGCAGCAACTCCAAGGCGAAGTGCAAGAATTGGAATTGGAAGCGACGCTTCGGTCGACGTTTCCCCGGGACATGATCGAACCGGTCCCGAAGGGCGAACATGGCGGTGATGCGCTGCAGCGCGTGGCCGGCTCGAGCGGACAGCCCTGCGGCACCATCATCTGGGAATCGAAACGGACCAAAAACTGGAGCGACGGGTGGCTGGCCAAACTCCGCGAAGATCAGCGGGCAGCCAAAGCGGAGATTGCGGTCATCGTGAGCCAATCACTCCCAAAAGACATCGACAGTTTTGGCCTAATCGAGAACGTCTGGGTCACCCATCCGAAGACGCTCCTCCCTCTCGCCCTCACCCTGCGCCAAACCCTGATCGAGGTGGCCTCGGCGCGCCAAGCCTCCGAAGGACAGCAAACCAAAACGGAAATGGTCTACCAATATCTGACCGGCCCCCGATTCCGCCATCGGGTCGAAGCTATCGTGGAAGCCTTCTCCTCCATGCAGGAAGACCTCGACAAAGAAAAAAAGGCCATCATCAAACAGTGGGCCAAGCGGGAGGAACAGATCCACCGCGTGATGCAGGCGACGGCCGGGATGTACGGCGACCTGCAGGGGATCGCCGGAAAGACGATCCAGGAGATAGAGGGCCTGGAACTGCGGGCGTTGGAGGCGCCGCCATCCGACAACGGAAACAAGGACTGCTCCTAA
- a CDS encoding NAD-dependent deacylase has protein sequence MGTGSTLSLVQAKLAAARSVTVLTGAGISADSGVPTFRGPDGLWRNFRAEDLATPEAFVRDPKLVWEWYNWRRELIATKRPNAAHDVVAQMERRIERFWLITQNVDGLHRDAGSRQLSEIHGNIWKVRCTTCRQVSDNREVPIPILPSCGRCAGLLRPHIVWFGEGLAEEDLQASDAALRNCDICLIIGTSGLVYPAAGFAAVAKRAGAFVVEVNLDPPQRSGVVDATLQGRAKDIVPLLFQA, from the coding sequence ATGGGAACCGGATCCACACTGAGCCTGGTGCAGGCCAAACTCGCGGCGGCCCGCTCCGTCACCGTGCTCACCGGAGCCGGTATCTCCGCCGACAGCGGGGTGCCCACCTTTCGCGGGCCGGACGGGCTATGGCGCAACTTCCGCGCGGAGGACTTGGCTACCCCCGAAGCCTTCGTCCGAGATCCGAAGCTGGTATGGGAATGGTACAACTGGCGGCGCGAACTCATCGCCACCAAGCGTCCTAATGCCGCACACGACGTCGTCGCGCAGATGGAGCGTCGGATCGAACGGTTCTGGCTTATCACTCAAAACGTCGATGGGCTCCATCGGGACGCCGGTTCGCGACAACTTTCGGAGATTCACGGAAACATCTGGAAGGTGCGTTGCACCACCTGTCGACAGGTGTCTGACAATCGCGAGGTGCCGATCCCCATTCTCCCTTCCTGTGGAAGGTGCGCAGGCCTCTTGCGGCCCCATATCGTCTGGTTCGGCGAGGGCTTGGCGGAAGAAGATCTGCAGGCCAGCGACGCCGCGCTGCGCAATTGCGACATCTGCCTGATCATCGGCACATCCGGCCTCGTCTATCCCGCTGCAGGGTTCGCCGCAGTAGCCAAACGAGCCGGCGCGTTCGTGGTGGAAGTGAACCTCGATCCGCCTCAGCGGTCCGGCGTCGTCGACGCGACCCTCCAAGGCCGCGCCAAGGACATCGTCCCTCTCCTATTTCAGGCCTGA
- a CDS encoding HAD-IA family hydrolase translates to MSDSRIHVVFFDAAETLFHVQGSVAEIYLQYAERHGFRKTPESLSAIKAAFGRAFREAPPPVFAAMEPAAIKQSERLWWFDIVHNVFYRVGMFDKFDEFFEEVFAAFEQPDAWRLYPETEDVLKFLKEQGYELGIISNFDSRLFSLLRGLGIADYFDTITISSLAHAAKPSARIFQQALEKHVVDPEEALHVGDSERDDVKGAQAVGLTGVLLARGTPPSPSSGPIITNLTELVPLLSGLK, encoded by the coding sequence ATGTCCGACAGTCGCATTCACGTCGTGTTTTTCGACGCTGCCGAGACGCTCTTTCATGTGCAGGGGTCGGTGGCTGAAATCTATCTGCAGTATGCCGAGCGCCACGGGTTCCGAAAAACGCCGGAATCGCTGTCGGCGATCAAGGCGGCGTTCGGCCGAGCCTTCCGCGAGGCTCCGCCGCCGGTCTTCGCAGCGATGGAGCCTGCGGCCATCAAACAGTCCGAGCGCCTCTGGTGGTTCGATATCGTCCACAACGTGTTTTATCGCGTCGGGATGTTCGATAAGTTCGACGAGTTTTTCGAAGAGGTGTTCGCCGCGTTCGAGCAGCCTGACGCGTGGCGCCTCTATCCGGAAACGGAAGACGTGCTCAAGTTCCTGAAGGAGCAGGGGTACGAATTAGGCATCATTTCGAACTTCGACTCACGACTGTTCAGCCTGTTACGGGGCCTGGGCATTGCCGACTATTTCGACACCATCACCATTTCCAGCCTGGCCCATGCCGCCAAGCCCTCCGCCCGCATCTTTCAGCAAGCGCTCGAGAAACATGTCGTCGATCCGGAGGAAGCCTTGCACGTCGGTGACAGCGAACGGGATGACGTGAAGGGGGCGCAAGCCGTTGGGCTCACCGGCGTCCTATTGGCACGGGGCACACCTCCAAGCCCCTCCAGCGGGCCGATCATCACGAACCTCACCGAGTTGGTGCCTTTGCTGTCAGGCCTGAAATAG
- a CDS encoding response regulator, translated as MASTIFVVDSSPAVRRMVEQLSPPDDYHLMAFEDGPTALEAARKLSPHLIVADYHLDNITFSGFCKEIGKADNLAETLIVSIMDASARVDESKLRSLGVKAILKKPFQGPQLLDTVKTVLGETAGASTRTTPKTRVWPPASTGADEDAAETSTSPVVSVTQRPRELGKEPSAMPTSAGHPAGPSVRASALTGQTGDALLKSLFDHLVHLTVQQVDRAIGDRLASVVAKEVSGQLAKALRTAVQEEVRALVRDVVREEVVQQTSAHLPELTDASVQRQLPEALQGQQDTVARLIKSEVDRAAADYARRMTGDIVREVAQEPIREAVQRIVPDVAETQIRAEIKRLSSPN; from the coding sequence ATGGCTTCCACCATTTTCGTGGTCGATAGCAGTCCCGCCGTGCGGCGCATGGTGGAACAACTTTCACCCCCCGACGACTACCATCTCATGGCGTTCGAGGATGGCCCCACCGCGCTGGAGGCGGCCCGCAAACTGAGCCCACACCTGATCGTCGCCGACTACCACCTCGACAACATCACCTTTTCGGGATTCTGCAAAGAGATCGGCAAGGCCGACAATCTGGCCGAGACGCTCATCGTCTCGATCATGGACGCCTCCGCCCGCGTCGATGAAAGCAAACTGCGGTCGCTGGGCGTGAAGGCGATTCTCAAAAAACCCTTTCAAGGCCCCCAGCTCCTCGACACCGTCAAGACCGTCTTGGGCGAAACCGCGGGAGCATCCACACGGACAACGCCGAAGACTCGGGTCTGGCCACCCGCCTCAACCGGGGCCGACGAGGATGCCGCAGAAACATCGACTTCACCGGTCGTCTCCGTTACCCAGAGACCTCGGGAACTGGGAAAGGAGCCGTCCGCTATGCCCACCTCAGCCGGTCATCCCGCCGGACCATCCGTCAGAGCATCTGCCCTGACAGGACAGACCGGGGACGCCCTACTGAAAAGTCTGTTCGATCATCTGGTGCATTTGACCGTGCAACAGGTCGATCGTGCGATCGGCGATCGACTTGCGTCGGTCGTTGCGAAGGAGGTTTCAGGCCAACTGGCCAAGGCCTTGCGCACGGCGGTGCAGGAAGAGGTGCGGGCTCTCGTACGGGATGTGGTTCGAGAGGAAGTGGTCCAGCAAACCTCGGCACACTTACCCGAGTTGACGGATGCCAGCGTACAGCGACAGCTCCCCGAGGCCCTCCAAGGACAACAGGACACCGTCGCGCGTCTCATCAAAAGCGAGGTCGACCGGGCCGCCGCAGACTATGCGCGTCGGATGACTGGTGACATTGTACGCGAAGTGGCTCAGGAGCCGATCCGCGAAGCCGTGCAACGAATCGTCCCGGATGTGGCGGAAACTCAGATACGAGCAGAGATCAAGCGGTTGAGTTCGCCCAACTGA